ATTCTAAAATTGAAGAATTGCTGGCAAATGCAGGAATTATCAGAAATAGATTAAAAATTTTAGCCACCGTGAATAATGCCAAACGTTTTATGGAAGTTCAAAAAGACTTTGGAAGTTTTTCAAAATATATCTGGGGATTTGTTAACGGAAAACCTATTGAAAACCAACCGAAAGTTTTAAAAGATGTTCCTGCAACAACCGAAATATCGGACGCGCTAGCAAAAGATTTGAAAAAACGGGGCTTCAAATTTTTAGGTTCCACCGTTGTCTATGCGCACATGCAAGCAACGGGAATGGTAAATGATCATCTTGTCGATTGTTGCGCACGATGATTGTTTTATGATTTTAATTTAATTTTCATTTAATTTTCATTAAGTTTTGATAGAATAAGCTGTTCCTTAGTTTGAAGAAACAGCTTATTGTACTTAATCTATTTTTATTAATTCTACTCTGCGGTTTTTAGCTTTGTTGCTCTCGGAATCGTTAGCCACCAAAGGTTTTTCTGTTCCGAAACCTTTAGCAGATAATCGCGATTCTTCTATACCTTGTTTTATCAAATTGGTTAAAACTGCATTGGCGCGATCTTCTGATAATTTTTTGTTGCGTGTGGCGTCGCCAGTATTGTCGGTATGTCCTTCTATGGCTATTTTTAAAGATGTATTATTTTTAAGCGCTTCACTTATTTGCTTTACTACATCTTGACCTTCTGTAGAAAGATGGGCTTTGTCGGTTTCAAAATTAATGTAAAGTACCGATTTTCCTTTTTCGGATAAGTCTTTTGCAATGTCATCTGCACTAACTTTTGTCATCGTTTGCACAAAGGTTTCTTCTTGCAAAATGTTAAGCTTGGCGCCAGCATTATTGGAAGAATACTGAACATAAATATTGCCTTTTTCTTGACTTCGAATGACATAAAATTTAATAGGCTCATCCCAATAACCGATGTCTCCAGTTCCACCTTTGTTTGGATCTTGTTTGTTGTAACGTTCGTATTCTTCTTTGGTAATTTCACCATCAAAAATTTTGACCGCGCCGATAGATGTTAAATAGTCGGCCATGCTTTTTTCAAAGTAGCGTTGCGAAAATTCTTCACCTCGTTCTGCGCCGATATTTGCTTTGTAAAGTTGACCTTCAAAAGGCGTCATTACAGCGTTTATAGGAAAAAAACAAACATCCAATTTTTTTTGCATTGGACTTTTCCCAGCGACCAAAGTTTTGGGCAAAGTAAAGAAAGGAAAATCACCTAAGTCAGCATTTGAAAACGGAATATCTTCAATATTAAAATTTTCTGTTGTCTCAATTGTTTTTTCTTTAACAGCAATGTCATCACGCATTATTTCTGTGTTTTTAATTTCTTTGGCGGTTTTGTCACAAGAGATTATCAAGACAGCGGAAGCGAGCAAAAGTTTTATTTTTCTCATGTTTTACATTAGATATGTCCAGGGATTTTTTTGATACTGTATTTACTTTTTTAAAATCAAAAACTTAAAACTATTGTTTCACGCCATCAAAATAAAAAGTTACATCTGTAGCAGATTGTTTTTGTGTCCCCATTTCGAGTGTTTTAACCTCTTTTGTGTACCAAAAATAACCTTCTAAAATTCCGCTTACATTGTGGATGTCTCCATTGTATAAATTTTCTACTTTAAAAGTTTTGGACGTCACAGTAGAATAAGCTTCTCCAGTTTTGGCTGTAACTTTTAAATGTTGATCGTCCACTTTTGTAACATACATTACAACATCGAAATGTTCATAATCATCAAGATTGGGGGATGTCAATTTCCCTTTATAGGTTCCGACAGCTTCGTCAATTTTTGTTGTTACAACTTCATCATGTCTTTCTTCGTCTTTGCTACAGCTGGTCGCGATTGTTCCGAAAGTTAATGTTGATAAAACACTTAGCATTGCAATTTTTGAACTTACTTTATTCATAACTTTTATATTTTGTTATATGTTTAGCAAAATTCAATTATTATTAATTTAAAGACAATCGTAATTAACTATGATTTTATTTCTAATGGTTTACCATGAATTTTTGTATTTTTTGGAATAGCGTTTTTTTTATTTGGATATTTGTAACATAAATAGGTATGAATGTTCAAAAAGATATTCTTTTTCATTGGTGTTTTTCTGGTTTTTAATAAGCTGCAGGCACAAGAATTAATTCCGCTAGACGAATCGAATTATTTAAAACAAATAAATATTAATATCGAAACTGCTAAAAATGATAGCATCCGATTACAAAATCATCTCTTGCTTTCTGAATATTGGGCACAAAGAGATAGCATAAAAAGCAGGCAAGCACTTAATGTTGTATTTTCAATTCCGCTAAAAGAATCTTTATCTAAAGGTGTTTTAGAATATTATCAAGCCATTTTTTATTCGCATCAAAACGATAAGGCTAAAGCTAAAAAACATTATGAAAATGCAATAAATCTGTTGGAGAAAGACACGAAAAACACAGATTTGTTAATAAAAGCTTTGTATCATTTTGCCTATCTACAGGTTGAAGAAAAAGGTTATGATTTTATGGTTAAAACTTTGACAGAACGCTGTATTCCGTTGAGCAAAAAGTCTGGGAATATTGAGTTGTTGGCATACTCTTATACGAAGTTAGGATTAAGTTTTATGTCTGTTGCACAGTTTTCTAAAGCAGAAGAATATC
This genomic stretch from Chryseobacterium sp. POL2 harbors:
- a CDS encoding DNA-3-methyladenine glycosylase I; amino-acid sequence: MEKIRCGWCGKDALYIDYHDNEWGKPVYDDETIFEFLVLESFQAGLSWITILRKRDNFKRAFDNFDYKVIANYDDSKIEELLANAGIIRNRLKILATVNNAKRFMEVQKDFGSFSKYIWGFVNGKPIENQPKVLKDVPATTEISDALAKDLKKRGFKFLGSTVVYAHMQATGMVNDHLVDCCAR
- a CDS encoding OmpA family protein, with product MRKIKLLLASAVLIISCDKTAKEIKNTEIMRDDIAVKEKTIETTENFNIEDIPFSNADLGDFPFFTLPKTLVAGKSPMQKKLDVCFFPINAVMTPFEGQLYKANIGAERGEEFSQRYFEKSMADYLTSIGAVKIFDGEITKEEYERYNKQDPNKGGTGDIGYWDEPIKFYVIRSQEKGNIYVQYSSNNAGAKLNILQEETFVQTMTKVSADDIAKDLSEKGKSVLYINFETDKAHLSTEGQDVVKQISEALKNNTSLKIAIEGHTDNTGDATRNKKLSEDRANAVLTNLIKQGIEESRLSAKGFGTEKPLVANDSESNKAKNRRVELIKID